One Ignisphaera sp. DNA segment encodes these proteins:
- a CDS encoding nucleoside-triphosphatase encodes MIVITGRPGVGKSTVFNSIIKSLKEHGYSIYGFYCPEVREKGARIGFRIIDIHTGESGWLALSIEKSVALGYSLLSKRIGRYVVLEDDVIRIGVNALRRFYSSNNKSILGIDEIGPMELAVDKLRTEIIKSLSLAEKALLVVHRNLNDRDIAEVLNKKNPKTYVVTEDNRNKIHMELTQKLLT; translated from the coding sequence ATAATCGTCATAACTGGAAGACCTGGAGTAGGTAAGAGCACGGTATTTAACTCTATTATTAAAAGTTTGAAGGAACATGGATATAGTATCTATGGTTTCTATTGTCCAGAGGTTCGTGAAAAAGGTGCAAGAATAGGATTCCGAATTATAGACATACATACGGGAGAATCTGGATGGTTAGCTCTATCTATAGAGAAATCTGTAGCACTAGGCTACAGCTTGTTAAGTAAAAGGATAGGGAGATATGTTGTTCTAGAGGATGATGTAATACGCATTGGTGTTAATGCTCTAAGGAGATTCTATAGCTCTAACAATAAATCAATTCTAGGTATAGATGAGATAGGTCCAATGGAACTAGCAGTAGACAAATTAAGGACAGAAATAATCAAGTCACTATCATTGGCTGAAAAAGCTCTACTTGTCGTACATAGAAATCTAAATGATAGAGATATAGCTGAGGTTCTTAATAAAAAGAATCCAAAGACCTATGTGGTAACAGAAGACAACAGAAATAAGATACATATGGAATTAACACAGAAACTGTTAACATAA